From the Candoia aspera isolate rCanAsp1 chromosome 3, rCanAsp1.hap2, whole genome shotgun sequence genome, the window AACTTGTGTGCTAGCTAGTGATCAGGGAGGTGTTCCAACATGTGAAAAGGAGTTCATTTACGAGGAGATATATAAAGAGCTACATTTTGTGGCACATACAGCTGGGGCCTTTATACTTGGAACAGCTGTCTTCCCCGAAGAACTGTTTAATCAGTAGAAAGTTGCAATATACACTTCCAATAATTGGACTGCTCTGTTTGTGTTAAGCAAAATTATGAACTTTATAAAACTTGATGCCAACATAAGGAGAAACAAGAGGCCAGATCTAGGCTATTCAGAGGGTCCAAAGGTTATATGGGTTTGAACACTGGTTCCATGATACATTATGTTATTTTATGAAGTCTCCCTGAGAAAGGAGAAGCTCCAGAAGCCCAGTAGTTACCTGAAAAAATTTCCTGTTGAAAATCCCCAGTAGCAacttccaggaaagaaatggcaaactgaagatgactccacttttagtggagccgacaaccatggcagaatgaagagccagtgagtagaccagctcttcgataattcctttctggacaaggagaggacttgaaattgcccacaagtgttccagacagttgctcctcatgaggagaccacaagacagcagtctccagcaggtttatcactctgggagacaagggaatagccatcttgctcaaaccatggtcagcgcctttaaaaggacactgggtttgcattcttccttttctaattgcTTTTGCAAATTGCTTGTTAAccgcttttcagctattaggaacctttggatcgacaagtctgaaaacaacaggtgagtttccttcaatccttagcaaaagaagttaaatacaaatttaaagattcttttaaaaaaattaataaacagcaaaagggtaattagaactttgattttggaaagttacaaatggactaagagtcctgatgaatttgaaataaagattTGGAATTAAGTTTAAGAATCCTTCCtctgggaaaatgcttttgttttgaattcttgtttttaaatgacaggatgggactttgaaggttggacaccagaaggaactaaacttcctttacaattaaaggagaagaacacttaaatttgactaatacagaatggagcaaaatacttttaacgttggacatattgaaggatatttttgaacaatggacccagaggttacttttaagagtgtctgccattatagtgtttaaaagatgttatggaagagggacaagttttactggacaggactgatctgaaagtgtatTTAAAattgacaggctacaagaattatatggaaaGATGCTACACTGAACAAAAGAAACtagttgatgtcttaataattaaaagggctatacaaacaataaaccaagagagtggcctggataattttcctatattggatttacaaaagagatttgttaaagctttgaagaatttggtgaaaagagacaaagaaaaaatgaaatcaagttcgaggacattatttgaagggactaaagatcaagattgttagaagtaaaaggaaggaatataaagttggtttatttgatcaaggttaaaatagatacagtatgttatttctggtaacccttaatggacttttgttgatcgGGACTTTAATTGaggaggctttaaggatttgtttatagataacagatatggagagatcatttgttgtatttgaaGATAAGGTggcaagttactaaaattatttatactagTGAAGGAGGaagtcatatttttttctaatttttttctgcaccttctatttttccttttttttagtattagtttttttattatgtgatttttaataaaattactattaaaaaaaaaaagaaaatccccaGTAGCTAGAGATATATACTTGTGTTTATggtaagtgtgtttgtgtgtatattttcACCCTTGAAAGTACCTAAAAGGGTATCACACAGAGGTTCAAGATCTGTTTCTTTTATTGTACTGGAGTACAGGACACAGAGTAATGATCTTCAATTGTAATTGAAGGTAAGAATGCTAAGAGCAATTTGACAGTTAAACCAATTACTAAAGGAGATAAGAGAGCTCCCCTTCACTGAGTACTGTATATTTGAACAGAGACTGGATAGCCGGCTATCAGGAACATTTTCATCTGGATACACTCAGCAGGAGGTTGTGTACTCTAAATAGCCTCTTCCAATGCTATGATTCTAGGCTGAGCTTAGAgagacagatttatttatttgtttaatcaaatttgtcaccgcccatctcctcccaccagagggactcggCGGCACCACCCTTTGGTGGCACATCATATCTCTAGGAAGGTAATTAGAACTTTAAGATGCTTATCATGACCAAACTGGTCTCATATCCCTTTGTCTTTCTTTAATCTATCTAACTCAAAAACTGCAGGCTTTCATTAGCAGACACATTGACTGTGGGTGATTGGACTTCATGAATGTAGCATCTAGTAAAAGAATCCCCCAAATCCACTGAGTTGTCCTTGAGGCAAAAAATACAGAGACTTAAAGACATCTGAGCCTAAGGATTTGTTCTGCGATGTTCTCAAGACGTAACTAGTATTCCCACATAAACACTGACTTTTCTTTCTGCAGCAAATTTAGAGCAAAGACCAGGATAGCAggattctcttttaaattatatgttGAATGTATTTCTCTTGTATTTAAATGATTGTCATCTGTCTCTTGAGAGGTCTGCATCTTTATCgcaaatttatatttttgttacaCATTATGCCAGTAGAGAAGAATGAACCTAATTCTACCATATTATCGAGTTAGCAACAAGCATCTTTTTAAGTTTTCATCCAAGCAAATGAAATTATTCTAACTCCgtaaaatgcatttcaaaaaattctgccattttaatttgttcaaattAATTTCTAATTTGTTCATtagaaaataactttaaaatttAGGATCTTGCCAGATGACTGTTTTGTTGTTCATTTGCTATTCATTATGTACAATCTGATTTAATCCAGTTATGCAAGATTCAGATATTTTCACTCCAAGGTCCTGTGCTTATTGTGGAAAAGAACTGCATTTATAGATTAAAGTTCACAATATTTTCCACATTTGAAAAATACGACTGGTGTCATTTAGCGCTCTCATTTGTAGTTGGATGGCTATAGAATATACTGCAAAGATAATGGTCATTAGATGGCATTTTGAGCACTTTTAAAGAAGCTTTttattttatgacatttatttttaaaaaggaagctaTTAACACAACAGGAAGATCAGTACACAGCCATTTAaaaatttggaaataaaaaattaacataaatacAATTATCCCTTTTCAAAAGCACTACATTTTGtgaattgttttatttccttttaaaattaaagaatttgTACATTCTGCTCTTTTCcgacaatttaatttaaaaaaaaaaaactgcaaaaagccAGATCTGTTGAAGTATGGCTACTTTTTCCTATAGCTGGCTTACAATATCTCCCCCATGAAAAGAGGTTAGCGTGCTCAAAATGTTTACCGGACTTaagctatttttaaataacaaGAATTCTCTAGTTGTGCTGTACGGCAATTCCCAACACTATCATAGTTTGCAACAGTGCTAGCAAGTGATGTAGGAAGAGGAAGTATTTTTTCCCACATTTGCATCTGACAAAATTCCTCTTACTGCTTCATGGTATGCTACAATTTAGTGAGTTCATTCTGTACGTTTGGTTTGCCAGGTGGACTGAGATGGTGCATCAAATTAATTCCGATTCCTAAAAGTGTTTAAGATCTATTGCCAAAGTCTGAAAACATGCTTTTGTTAAGCAGAAAAATGGGGTCTGCAGTTGATTCTGTTTCAGAATTGAGGCCAGGTATCACTCTAAACTATTGTGTGTTTGTTCTGGTTTAGCATGTTTGGGGAACCTAATTGCTGAGACAGCAAACCATGAGAAACTTAATTCCTTGAGGATGCTCTATGAAATATTCTCTGTATTCTTACAGATAAATTAATACAAAGAGACACAAGGAAAATGTTGCTACTTGTAGTATTAGGGATTTAACAAAGCCTTTGTAATTTTTGCAGGGCTAGTGCAAGATGCTATAGCGAAATCTTCCCCTTCTTAGAACACTGGTGCCTCCATGTGGTAGACATTTAACATGCAGCATGGAACTGTCACCAGGCTCCATGCAGCAAGAAGAAATATTTCATTCCAACAAATCATATTTCCCAGTCTATTTTGGATGCATCACAATGTAGTCAAGGAGATAGATTTGGTTAATAGTAGGAGacattttttttgaaaattaGAGCAATGATAGCTGAATTAAGTATCCAGCAAAACTTGGGCAGTCATCTTTTGGGATGCTCCAGCACTGAATTTTCTGCATTGAATTAGGCTTGAACTTCAGCTAGCTCTGATTCATTATGAAAATGACATGCAAGGGCAAAATCAGACACAATAGGAGTCCCTTACAGCCATTATTCACCTGTGGAAGCTGTGTACTACTAACCCTGTATTTGATACTACAGTGCTTAGATACAATGAATGTAGTCTCAAGAAACTGAGATGATGGAAAGTGTAATGTAATGAAGCTACTCCTGCAGTGAAATTGAACTCTGAGGTTTTGTCAGTATTGTGTAGCACTGATCTTTATTCCTGAATGACCAAACTTTTATGTAGCTATCCAGAGAGGGAAAGCCTATACAGGTACAGTTATTCACGAACATGAATTGATGTGCAGTGGGAGTGGGGGGCATTGTGGACAACAGGATATTTAACACAAAGAACAGATGTTTGTTTACAACCTTCAGATACtaacaacctccaggcactgagattaAAGATCATGGCACCTGGAATAACAATGTATAACTGAGCACCATGCTGAAGATACCTTACCCAGAACCTTCAAATGAACCCTGGAGGTTTCATGCATATTTTAAATAGTAGAGGGTGGGTAGAGACAACTGACCCTTGTGGCACCAGCCAGTGGACTGTTTTCCCCCCATCATCACTGAGAAAGCAGTAATATACTAACTTTCCAGAAATAAATACTTGTATCCAGAATGACTAACCTTTCTGTCCACAAACTTACCTgcattactgtcatgagtaaggatggcgagcagggggctcccttccagactgttaagcgcatgcgtagcactgaggaattggtgagccattccaagaggcacagattgggaccgccttaacctgcggggtttatatggctgggtttttcccacgcttgttcagtttgttaggattactgttatgtattagcaaataaacattagagaacagttccctgtctcagagtgtttcctgggagtcaggacaattaCATTTCAGATTGTTCTCACAAATCCATTTTAAAAGCGTACTAAGACATGTACTTAAATATTCCACAAACTCCAGAATTCAGTAGTAGAAAAGATGCTGCAGTACGTAACAGCATATGAGTGGCAAATTTCAGGTGATTCCCCCAACAGTTTAAGAATACTGGGGAGAAGATTGAATCCTGAAGAACTTAAATCAGAGAGGGAACAAACCACCTAACATTACTTTCTTCAAACTGCTATTGGAAGACCAGAATCACTGTAGCATTTTAACAGCATTCATATGTCATACTTGGCTTGGTTAAGACTATGAACATGCCAACCCCCTGGCAATTGCCCATCCTATGAATGGCATGTAACTAAAGGGCTGACCATCTTTCACACAGCctacttttatttattgaaatttagaggctgcccaagtCCAAACGATCTCGGGTgtcttacaattaaaataaaaaggaaccaTTAAACTGAACAAAGAAGAAGCATGCATATCCCGAAAACATACAGTACAAGATAACAAAAGACAAATGATTGGTTCAACACCCACCTACTCCCAGGCATTAGAGAACAGTCTAAGCCTGACATCCAAATGAGGGGTTTAGTACACCACAGAAACCAGAGaataaaacaaatcatggcttagttcTCTATTTTCTTCTACACAGATGAAAAATACAAGACCCACATTCAGATAGCATTCTTAACTAGGCTAAATGCTGGATGATTCATTAACCATATCATTACAAGGGCCATCCGTAGTGAGTTGTGTTACAGGAGCTTTAGAAAAAAAGGATCATGGAAGCTCTATACAGAAAAAGTAAGATTACATCCTGTTAAAGTGAGCCCTTTGTCATTAGCCAAAAGGAGCAGGTTCTTACCACTCTGGCAACAGGCTGATAGACGTTACATAAATTTAAATGCAtgatttcaattcaattcaaaaatTCACTGTTTACATTTTCCATGATGATTACTTCCTGCAGTTTAAGAATGACTATTTAATATGTCCAGCACTAATGGTTGGCTTTTAGTAACAGACAATGATCATGAAATGAAAATTCAGATATCCATAAACATCAAATGTCTGTAAACATCAAAATCAGAAATGTTTACCCTTTCATCTCAAATAGAACAGAAAACCATAAATTACAATATTGTATGTTCTCTTCTCTCCCAAGAAAGCATAAGCCCTATTCCCTGTTGCATTATACACTTACTTTTCAGAGGACAAAATTCAGGGTATCTTTCTTTTTCACCAAGAAAGTTGAATCACTAATTTGCATGGAATGGCATGTTTCAAAGTATATGCACATAATTTCAAGTTATTAAATATCAGCACAAATTTGGTCAGGTTCAAATGAGTTGCAACTGAACAAGCAATACAAGCAAATACTTCCATTGATGCATCAGGCTTGTGTCATTTTCAAGCCTGCGTGTTGAGACCATGAACTTGGAAAGTAAGTTAATTAGAATGTGGCCTAACCAGGTATCCAGGGGCCACTTCTGGTCACCTATCAATATTTCATTCATGAGAAACACGGTCCAAGGCCacataaaaactttttttatcatcCAAGCAGTGCCAGCCAATAGGACCAATTTCACAGTCTGCACAGATAAGGAACTTCACATTTCCAACGTCCTTGGTGAAAccaacattttcaaaagaaaacatgTCCTCAACTAGCCAATGGTCCTGCAAGACATCCCCTTCTAGGTCACTGTTTGCCACCAAAGCTGTCTTCTTCTTcatagaaggaaggaaaagctgtCAAATAACAAGAGAAGCAAATTATCCATATTACTGAGCCAATGTAGGGGAGAGGTGAGGATATCGGAGTTGGATGGGAAGGCTTGCTTCAAGTTTCTACTCAACCACAAAATTTACagggtgcctttgggccagtcagcccAACCCACTCCACTGCATTACTGAGGGGGGCAAATGAGGAGGCCCCAAAGCCAGCTGCTCTGGCCTTGAATTATGAAAGCAGCAATATAACTGGCATCATAGAGAGGGGACTACAGGACAGTGTCAAATACAAAACTTGCAAGCAAAAGGTACTCAGTTGCTGTTAGATtcccatagatcagtgtttcttaaccatggcaacttgaagatctctggccttcaactcctagaattccccagccaacatgctggctggggagttttggaaattgaagtccacacatcttcaagctgccaaggttcaaaaacactgccctagatcttTGATTTAATTTCAGGCATGTTTCATTGCCACGACAAAGTGTTTCATTCACCCCACTCAAGCATAGACTTGAAGGCCTAGGAAAAAAGGGATGTCTTCATTAGGGACCTAATGAAAACACTTTCCCATCCACATAAAGGTTAGTTTTGTTTAAATCCCATCTCCCCATCAAGGAGCTGGCACCTCCGGAGGCTGGAAGTTACATAGGGGAGGAGAGCCCCTTGGCTGGCTACCTGCACGAACTACAGCTCAGGGCCGCGgcgaaacccccccccccacccacccacccacccacccccgaaCACACCCTACCTCTCTGCGGGTGAAGGTTGCAGCTCCGGGCAAAAGGACGCGGGAACCGCAGCGCTGGCAAAGCACGGCTTTGCGGTTCCGCCCCCGCGCGCATACTAGTTCCTCCGGTCCCAGCGCAGCCGCCTCCATCGCCGAACTGGGCGCCGCCATGCCTACGCAAGCGCAATAGAGCAAGGGCGGAGACTCTCTACGGCGCTGTTTCTCGACCACAGTAactttaagcggtgtggacttcaactcccagaattccccagctggccggggaagtctgggagttgaagtccacacggcgtaaagttgctgaggtcgagaaacactgctctactgggTGGGCGGGACCGCGTATAAAACTTACCCTCCCCTCCACCGCATATCTGTAAGCGAGAGCGACTACCGAAACGGAGGAAAGTCGAGTGGGATTTACAGGCGCCTCTCTGCCGTGCTCGCCGCTGGAGTCCTCTACATCAGACCTCAGTTAGGTAAATAATGATGGATCACAGTGTAACATCGGACTCAGCAAGAAATTAGAAAGTAAAGCTAGATACTGAAGATACCGGCTAGTTAGACCCACCGCCAATTGCAGGGCTTCGACCGGAGGATCCTACTCTACATGTGGCTACAGCTACACGCAGGTTTCGTACCTATTAGGTGACTTGGGCAGCTTATGGACATAGTAAAAAGCGTGGCCAAACAATTCTGCATTGGTTATTTACCAGAAGTTCACTCCACTGTTACACCGTGGACGGCAATTTTCCATCATTCCCAATGAAGATGCCGCCTTCGCTTCGCAAGGAGCAAGCTGCGAGTACTGACCCTGAAGTCCGGATGCACGCAGAAAACGGTTCATTATATCAATTCAATATGGTTTTATATAACGAAACATCTTCAAAACAAGTGAAAACCACTTGTTCTTAGTATTTTTATCATCATGCGAATGGATTCACTGCATGACTATTATGCTGTAACTTTCTCTTGCACTCTTTAAATATTAACATGAAGAGTATTACCTTATGTCTCATAAAAGTCTCCAAAACTTTACTGTAAATAATTACCAAAAGCAAATTAACAAACTATGCACCCAGTTGGAGAGATTATATAATATAAACATCATGAAATTATGCAGATAACTGCTTAATAAAATCCAGGAATTCTATAGATGTAGTTTTATGTAGTAGCTTCCTTCATCTTTCATACTGCAGCGTGGTCTGAAAACTATGAAATTGCAGTTATTTTCTAGGTGtaaaaaaattgcatttcaaTATTAATGTTGACCTTTAAGTAATAGTCATAACAGTGTTAGTTTACAGCTATTTTCATAATAAAACATCTTCCTGTATTAATGACTGTGATAAAGATTTAAgagtttttgtctttgtttttttttaaatatgggaATACGATCAGAGAATGTGATTGTTTCTTAAGGAAATAGAATACAAATTCAAAACTTAGAGGCCAGGAAAACTGAAAATCCCCATTACATAATCAGCAGTTGTACTTGAAAACCCAGGTAAGCCTTCAAAGAATTGTAGATGATGTGCTCTTGTGCAACATTATATTTGGCCTTTTAAAATCAGTGACACTTAGAAATTAATACTTAGTATAATAGTGCAAGTATAACCAACCTATATGGAGGTATCAGATATTTATTTGAACCAGCCatccttttattaaaaaatacatatgaaaGGAATCAAACACTAGTGTGATAGGTCAGGATTTATAAACTCAATGTTATTTGAAAGTGCATTCTATGGTACCCCATCCCCAAAGCAAGAAGTCACCCACacccaagaaaataaatacattcatccCTTGGTTCCTGATTGGATAACACACACAAAGTCTCAGTAGATTCATGAGAGAAAATGCCAAGGTCACACTGAAAATCACAGCACATAATTGAGGGATGGAGCTGCATTATCCACAGGCTCATGTTTCCACCAGTAAAGTGACTTGTCTTCACATATCTAATATGAGCTGCATTATACATCAGGGGCGTATTAAGGAGATAGGGACCTGGGAATCTTAGGTGCCACCAAAGAGGAATGACTTGAGCAAAAGTTAACAGTTCCAGCTCACTTTGGAGGTGATTATTCAAAAATCCTTACTGGATGTGAAGGTCAGCCTTTCTGGCTGAAGCATAAGAAACAGAAGAATAACAGAaattaaacagaagaaaatgtgtGCTGACATTATTGATGTGGGACATATACGCTGCAATCCCTGTACACCAGATTTCAACCTTATCTGCGATGCAACTTGAAGGCAACTACTGTAACATTAGGAATGTTTTATGATTTGATCACTCACATTGCACGGGCACATCCAGTCCCTAAAAAGTAGCTTGGGTGGAGGTTTTCTTCAAAAACatatgttatttataaataactgtTGCACTCAAGATGCTAAGAACACCGTTCATTGTTCTGCTATTGGTAAGAGCTTGTAGCTTAGAAGGCAAATGTAAACATAAACCTGGTTGTTACTTACAAGCACTAGCACACAACTGTTTTTTCTCTAGTGCATATTGATTCTAGCCTCtggcagaaaattaaaaaaaaatgtactgctGTCTACTTGCTTGCCTGTTGTTCTTCCCAAAAGACAAAACTGCATATTGCAGTACGTAATTGTCCTCTATTCCTGCCCCTTGTCCCATGTTCTTTAAGATGTACTGTTTATGTAGAGTTCTTATACCAACATACAGAATCTTTCACTTTCATACATCAGTTGGTATCTGGCTGCTTTCCAGAGGGACATGGGCAAGCTGGTGCAGAATCTGAAAGAATATCCAAAAAAAGCTTGGTCTGCTCATACAAATATGTTCACCAGCATATTTGGTATATGGAAATATTCGGGAACAACCTGAACTTTGGACATGCGCATACCTCGGTGAGTATGTGCTGATGCTTAGAGATGACGGAGATGAGtgacaatctcagatattcaGCAGGCCAGGAGGCACAGACATTCTTGCAGCTCTGATGATTCATTTTTACAGGGTTAGCATACACAAGCATGCAATTCATCCATTGTCAGGTCGAAGTGCTTTGTGtctgtgtttttctttaaattggAATCAGTAGATTTGTAGATGATTTGCAGCACAGCCCAGGTATCAATGGTCACTTAATTCACAGCTACAAAATGAGTAATTCCAAGTCAGGCAATGCTTTTTCTGATAGTTGTTCCATGGAAGTGCTCTCCCAAGCCTTTCTCTAAAGTCATTTCTCCTGCAGCACACAAACACCAGCATCACAACGTTGGGTCCCCAGTGATGTCACCACTTCCCAGTTGTCAATGATAGGGTCATAGCATTCAATACTGCTCAGGAGTGAGTTTCCATCATACCTATGTACAATAGAAAGTTACAGATGAAACCTCCTGAGGTCCAGATTCTTGGAGAGAGAAGTATCATAACCACCTTTGTCAGAGGAAGAGAAAGCTGCTCTAAGAGCTTCTTAAAGCTCTTCAAAAATCAGGGTAAGGCAAAACTTGCTATATCTATTTCTACTCATGCTATTATAGACCAATTTCCATCTTACATTTTTATAGGAGATTTAGGACAAGAACAAGTGCATTTTGCAACATATAATCTGGGAATGGAACCAGAATGCACTGTCATCTTATGTGCTTCAATAAGCTGTTGATCCTGTCTGACATAATATAGACATAAAATAGTCTTATCTTCTAACATCTTTGGTTTCGAACCTACATCATAATAAAATAACTAGGTAGATGTTAAAAGAAATGCCTAACTAAAATGGCCCCCTCCGGGTGTTTCATTTCTACTGTTATGGTGCTCAGGTGAAGCCCTGTGATCtaaggaacttggagcaaggaaCATACAAGCAGCTGCAGCAAGGTGATTGGACTATGATTCACACCATGTAAACAAAGGCACAGCTAGCATCAAAGCAGAAGCGACTTTAAAGGGTTTGAATAAGGTAACAGATCATGTACGCACCCTGTTTCTGATTATACCTCAAACAAACTGTATCTGGAGAGGTTTAGAAGATACAGCCAAAAAGATACAGCCTGTATAATGTAGCTCCATAAAGCAAAGCAAGATTCAGGTGTACCTAGGACATTTATGGATCACAACGGTTAGATCAATAGGCATGATCTGCTTACCCAGCTATGGCATAAAGCCTTCCCCTGAGCACTGTTGCCCCCACATAACAGCGGGGTGTTGTCATGCTTGTTACTGTTGTCCAAGAATCTGTACGAATGTTATAAGCTTCCA encodes:
- the RABIF gene encoding guanine nucleotide exchange factor MSS4, producing the protein MAAPSSAMEAAALGPEELVCARGRNRKAVLCQRCGSRVLLPGAATFTRRELFLPSMKKKTALVANSDLEGDVLQDHWLVEDMFSFENVGFTKDVGNVKFLICADCEIGPIGWHCLDDKKSFYVALDRVSHE